From Toxorhynchites rutilus septentrionalis strain SRP chromosome 2, ASM2978413v1, whole genome shotgun sequence, a single genomic window includes:
- the LOC129768134 gene encoding NEDD8-conjugating enzyme UBE2F-like, with translation MITLTRKKKDASNSAADSSKRISIREFLLVKEVQELDQNLPNTCKITFQDPNVLSEFTLVITPNEGFWQGGRFKFVLFVPEEYNMAPPKVKCVTKLWHPNISVEGDICLSLLRLNSIDGLGWAPTRRLKDVIWGLNSLFTDLLNFEDPLNIEAAEQFARDKDKFQAKVREYVATYARR, from the exons ATGATTACACTGACCAGGAAGAAGAAGGATGCAAGTAACTCGGCGGCGGATTCTAGCAAGCGAATTTCCATCCGAGAGTTTCTCCTCGTTAAGGAAGTGCAAGAATTGGACCAGAACCTGCCGAACACTTGCAAGATCACCTTCCAGGATCCGAACGTGTTGAGTGAATTCACGCTGGTCATCACACCGAACGAGGGCTTCTGGCAGGGTGGTAGATTTAAGTTCGTCCTTTTCGTCCCCGAGGAGTATAACATGGCG CCACCGAAGGTGAAATGCGTTACGAAACTGTGGCATCCCAATATATCCGTCGAGGGAGATATCTGCCTATCGTTgctgcgattgaattcaatagaTGGCCTTGGGTGGGCTCCCACTCGGCGGCTGAAGGATGTCATATGGGGACTGAATTCTCTGTTCACG GACCTCTTGAATTTCGAAGATCCACTGAACATTGAGGCGGCGGAGCAATTCGCCAGGGATAAGGACAAATTCCAGGCGAAAGTTCGAGAGTACGTAGCAACGTACGCCCGGAGATAA
- the LOC129765987 gene encoding uncharacterized protein K02A2.6-like — protein sequence MWSRYPTTSTTTTFLRECFARFGIPTVIVSDNGSQFTSAEFRDFCEEFGIVHFRTAPYHPQSNGQAERFVDTLKRSLKKIVDGGEKSTLTALQTFLYVYRSTPSAVLSGQSPAEVMLGRKMRTTLDLLRPSPKPEFHPQHQPVKRSFLAGARVYAKVYSANDKWKWMPGVVLEAIGNVNYNILLDCQVGRRKVLRSHIDQLRTGMEEVAPAPAPLSILIDDFGLTPAEPTPQLDRTQSSIQNDQPTPNEVLNLDQPTSDEEHVESAEVLDLQDTLSSEGDETLLSMDVPQPILTSTPLQRPVRSTRPPIKFQDYHCYQIRGGDATLATMTVDRSQ from the coding sequence ATGTGGAGTCGTTACCCGACTACTTCCACAACGACCACATTTCTTCGAGAATGCTTCGCAAGATTTGGAATTCCTACAGTCATTGTGTCGGACAATGGAAGCCAGTTCACCAGTGCTGAATTCCGTGATTTCTGCGAAGAATTTGGGATCGTCCATTTCCGTACAGCTCCGTATCATCCACAATCAAACGGGCAAGCGGAGAGGTTTGTGGACACCTTGAAGagatcgctgaagaaaattgtcGACGGAGGAGAGAAGTCAACCCTTACTGCGCTTCAAACGTTCCTGTACGTCTACAGATCCACTCCATCAGCGGTTCTGAGTGGACAATCTCCAGCCGAGGTAATGCTTGGACGCAAGATGAGGACAACTTTGGACCTGTTACGACCGTCACCCAAACCAGAATTTCACCCGCAACATCAACCAGTCAAGCGAAGTTTCCTAGCTGGTGCTCGAGTTTATGCCAAAGTCTACTCTGCAAACGATAAGTGGAAGTGGATGCCCGGTGTTGTGCTCGAAGCTATTGGCAACGTCAACTACAACATATTATTGGACTGCCAAGTTGGTCGACGCAAAGTGCTACGTTCGCACATTGATCAACTCCGAACGGGAATGGAAGAAGTTGCtcctgcaccagcaccattatctATCTTGATTGACGACTTTGGACTTACTCCAGCTGAACCAACACCTCAGCTGGACAGAACCCAATCTTCGATCCAGAACGATCAACCAACACCTAATGAAGTCCTGAACTTGGATCAACCAACATCTGATGAGGAGCACGTTGAGTCAGCCGAGGTTCTTGATCTTCAAGATACGTTGTCGAGTGAAGGAGATGAAACTCTACTGTCAATGGATGTTCCCCAGCCGATTCTGACATCGACACCTTTGCAACGTCCCGTGCGATCAACCCGGCCACCAATCAAGTTTCAAGATTATCACTGCTACCAAATTAGAGGGGGAGATGCTACCTTGGCTACCATGACTGTTGATAGATCACAGTAG
- the LOC129768135 gene encoding galectin-4-like, whose product MATIPVENTSIPFLGEIPGGLFAGKSLHIRGQVTGNDFFNINLQTGAAVDPRDDAPLHISIRPGDRRIIRTSYEGGAWQNEERDGRCPISIGTPFDMEIKVKDSYYSIIINGNKFCKFNHRLPVESVRFIHIGLGGVIESISEYVA is encoded by the exons ATGGCTACAATTCCGGTGGAAAACACG TCAATCCCGTTTCTTGGTGAAATTCCTGGGGGTTTGTTCGCTGGCAAAAGTCTTCATATCCGCGGACAGGTTACGGGCAATGATTT TTTTAACATAAATCTCCAAACGGGTGCAGCTGTAGACCCTCGTGATGACGCACCACTGCATATAAGTATTCGTCCGGGCGACAGAAGAATAATCCGCACCAGCTACGAGGGTGGTGCTTGGCAGAATGAGGAACGCGATGGGAGATGTCCCATTTCGATCGGGACTCCGTTCGACATGGAAATCAAAGTGAAAGATTCGTACTACTCGATCATCATCAATGGAAATAAGTTCTGTAAATTCAACCATCGTTTACCGGTGGAAAGCGTGCGATTTATCCACATCGGGCTGGGAGGAGTGATAGAATCTATTTCGGAATACGTTGCCTAA
- the LOC129765986 gene encoding uncharacterized protein K02A2.6-like — MKSSADIKTPPSPCWQCGAMHFVKDCKFSKHTCKQCGKVGHKDGYCGCFSKSSTTESKAGSKKKKPFNTKVIQIVKQVRSRRRFITVNFNGKSAELQLDCGSDITVISTHTWKMIGSPSSTVTSVEASTASREPLELVGEFTCPVTIGKTTKASVCYITSVEDLNVIGLDWLDAFDLWSKPLAANCKQVNLSNFSLSSDQHFLKQYPEVFQDGLGYCMKTKISLSLKPDAQPVFRPKRPVPFHAIQKVEEELDRLERLDIISPVDFSDWAAPIVVVKKPGGKVRVCADYSTGLNAALETNNHPLPTPEEIFSKLSGSQVFSIIDLSDAYLQVEVDDESKKLLTINTHRGLFRFNRLAPGVKSAPGAFQQLMAKMVSGLRGVEVFLDDILVHSKTLVDHNRIIHMLFNRLRDYGFRLRVEKCRFHQDQIKYLGHIVSAKGIQPDPAKIAAISEMPAPTDVPTLRSFLGAVNFYGKFVREMHQLRHPLDNLLKKDTKFDWSKECQHAFQNIKKVLQSGLLLTHYNPEQEIIVAGDASKTGIGAVILHRFPNGIIKAVSHASRSLTVAEQNYSQIEKEALALVFACTKFHRLLWGRRFTLQTDHQPLLRIFGSKKGIPVHTANRLQRWALTLLGYDFNIEYVSTQDFGYADVLSRLISNHPKRKWK; from the coding sequence ATGAAGTCATCAGCAGACATCAAGACACCTCCATCACCATGTTGGCAATGCGGCGCAATGCACTTTGTGAAGGACTGCAAATTTTCGAAGCACACCTGCAAACAGTGCGGGAAAGTGGGCCACAAAGACGGCTACTGTGGTTGTTTTTCCAAGTCATCAACTACGGAGTCGAAAGCTggttccaagaagaagaagcctttCAACACGAAGGTTATTCAAATCGTGAAGCAGGTCCGTAGCCGTAGAAGGTTCATCACCGTCAATTTCAACGGAAAATCGGCCGAGCTCCAATTGGATTGTGGTTCCGACATCACCGTTATCAGCACACACACGTGGAAAATGATTGGCTCACCGTCATCAACGGTGACTAGCGTAGAAGCATCAACGGCATCAAGGGAACCACTCGAATTGGTTGGCGAATTCACCTGCCCGGTTACTATCGGGAAAACTACGAAGGCATCGGTCTGCTACATCACATCAGTTGAAGATCTGAACGTCATCGGACTGGACTGGTTGGACGCGTTTGACTTATGGTCGAAGCCGCTTGCTGCCAACTGCAAACAGGTGAATCTTTCCAATTTTTCACTTTCCTCTGATCAGCACTTCCTTAAGCAATATCCTGAAGTTTTTCAAGATGGTTTGGGCTACTGCATGAAGACGAAAATTTCACTGTCTCTGAAGCCGGATGCCCAACCCGTTTTCCGACCAAAGCGACCGGTGCCTTTTCATGCCATCCAAAAGGTAGAAGAGGAGCTGGATCGACTCGAGCGGTTGGACATCATCTCGCCGGTCGATTTTTCGGACTGGGCAGCACCCATCGTCGTTGTCAAGAAACCGGGGGGAAAAGTGCGTGTATGTGCCGATTACTCGACTGGGCTCAATGCAGCACTGGAGACCAACAACCACCCTCTTCCTACCCCGGAGGAGATCTTCAGCAAGCTATCCGGCAGTCAAGTCTTCAGCATCATCGACCTGTCGGATGCCTACCTTCAGGTGGAGGTCGATGACGAATCCAAGAAGCTGTTGACGATTAACACCCACCGTGGGTTATTCCGTTTCAACCGATTGGCTCCAGGGGTCAAGTCAGCACCCGGTGCATTCCAGCAGCTAATGGCGAAAATGGTTTCGGGTCTACGTGGTGTGGAAGTTTTCCTCGACGATATTCTGGTGCACAGCAAGACTCTCGTGGATCATAACCGAATCATCCACATGCTTTTCAACCGTCTTCGTGACTATGGATTCCGTCTACGTGTGGAGAAGTGCCGATTCCACCAGGATCAAATCAAGTACCTTGGACATATCGTTTCTGCTAAAGGTATCCAACCCGATCCAGCCAAGATTGCAGCCATTTCGGAAATGCCCGCACCAACCGACGTTCCCACCTTGCGCTCGTTCTTAGGTGCAGTCAACTTTTACGGCAAATTCGTCCGCGAGATGCACCAACTACGCCATCCGTTAGACAACCTTCTGAAAAAGGACACGAAGTTCGATTGGAGTAAGGAGTGTCAGCACGCTTTCCAAAACATCAAAAAAGTGCTACAATCTGGTCTGTTGCTCACCCACTACAATCCAGAGCAAGAGATTATCGTGGCAGGAGATGCGTCAAAAACTGGCATTGGTGCAGTTATTCTTCATCGTTTTCCGAACGGCATCATCAAGGCTGTGTCACATGCATCGAGATCGCTGACTGTAGCAGAGCAGAACTATAGCCAAATCGAAAAAGAAGCGTTGGCATTGGTTTTTGCTTGCACGAAGTTCCATCGTTTGCTGTGGGGTCGCCGGTTCACGCTTCAAACGGACCATCAACCATTGCTGAGAATTTTCGGATCCAAAAAGGGCATTCCTGTACATACCGCAAATCGGCTCCAACGATGGGCCCTGACACTTTTGGGATACGATTTCAACATCGAATACGTATCAACTCAAGATTTCGGTTACGCTGACGTACTTTCCCGGCTTATCAGCAACCATCCGAAACGGAAGTGGAAGTAG